In one window of Desulfovibrio sp. DNA:
- a CDS encoding HD domain-containing phosphohydrolase has translation MKMQEMDAQSVASKYRLKKAVIAAVSLALFAVAAAVAYVLCTLQIRNVSQEILNNQRDMEQVWMDKSLEAIHSWHNGLAEQSRFISSAEMFRLFAVDVSNLGADGAIRLTAPDAESSSDEALHSLAEQLPYMQDLLRDFVRSRQWIAARIVMPNGQPLIAQEHDGPLTEMQTELVREAMTDKALTFSPVRVLGQNLVIDMVDPLYEVLGQGSTKPVAALLATIPVDRALVSFLSLSQEQHREIRPCIVQSEGNALQGISLRGGKAELLPTGAQMDKSSLTFKRRPGIGEQGEVYSLGSYVSGLDWWVVLEVPASEVDAVLKNQAHQIYGLGILGSLGSALLVAFVWASIAGRAYRTTANHFMRLYLLIRQQKLMLDSVNASLQAGLLMINSQGQVQMCNPAFNAIVGKSEQDIAGCGVADLLPPDAAATLLQGMDRVAANKTEGSIEISLDQPQGFRLYRVTLFPFEDRLQMESPVSGGCVGIFQDITEFRRRAEAARERQASSTAALVRAIESVDVNLIGHSQKMEQVVELLCTTMELSNENKETLRLAARLSQVGKIFVPHQLLTKTGKLTPEEQSEVMRAPEYAHRVLQDLQFGLPVPDAVYQMGERLDGTGQPRKLRGDEITPNARILAVVNAFCAMVSPRSYRAGMEPQEAITLLKRDPGFDQDVVAKLAALSNDSLKQAIFAGADVSSNPVRSEV, from the coding sequence ATGAAGATGCAGGAAATGGACGCCCAAAGCGTGGCCAGCAAGTACCGCCTGAAAAAAGCCGTAATTGCAGCGGTCAGCCTGGCGCTTTTCGCCGTGGCCGCCGCTGTGGCGTATGTGTTGTGCACGCTTCAGATCCGAAATGTCTCGCAGGAAATCCTGAATAATCAGCGCGACATGGAGCAGGTCTGGATGGACAAGTCTCTAGAGGCCATCCATTCATGGCACAATGGTCTTGCAGAACAGTCGCGTTTTATCAGCTCGGCTGAAATGTTTCGACTTTTTGCTGTCGATGTTTCTAACCTTGGGGCAGACGGCGCCATAAGGCTCACGGCTCCCGATGCGGAATCAAGCAGTGACGAGGCCCTGCACTCGCTGGCCGAGCAGCTGCCCTACATGCAGGACCTTCTGCGTGATTTTGTCCGCAGCAGGCAGTGGATAGCAGCCCGTATTGTCATGCCCAATGGCCAGCCCCTGATTGCGCAGGAACATGATGGTCCCTTAACGGAAATGCAAACGGAACTGGTACGCGAAGCAATGACCGACAAGGCTCTGACCTTTAGCCCTGTGCGCGTTCTTGGGCAGAACCTTGTCATTGACATGGTTGATCCGCTCTACGAAGTCCTGGGGCAGGGCAGCACCAAACCTGTTGCGGCTCTGCTGGCCACAATTCCCGTGGACAGGGCCCTGGTGTCCTTTCTGTCGCTGAGTCAGGAGCAGCATCGGGAAATCCGTCCCTGCATTGTGCAGAGTGAAGGCAATGCCCTACAGGGCATCAGCCTGCGTGGCGGCAAGGCTGAGTTGCTCCCGACAGGGGCGCAGATGGATAAAAGCAGCCTCACGTTCAAGCGCAGACCGGGCATTGGGGAACAGGGCGAAGTGTATTCCCTGGGCAGCTATGTCAGCGGACTCGACTGGTGGGTTGTTCTGGAAGTTCCTGCCAGTGAAGTTGATGCGGTGCTGAAGAATCAGGCTCATCAGATTTACGGCCTCGGCATTCTCGGCAGCCTGGGCTCAGCCCTGCTGGTTGCCTTTGTGTGGGCCAGCATAGCGGGGCGCGCCTACCGCACAACCGCCAATCATTTTATGCGCCTCTACCTCCTTATTCGCCAGCAAAAGCTTATGCTGGACAGCGTAAACGCCTCACTCCAGGCGGGTCTGCTGATGATCAACAGCCAGGGTCAGGTACAGATGTGCAACCCTGCCTTTAACGCCATCGTGGGAAAGTCTGAACAAGATATCGCTGGCTGCGGCGTTGCTGACCTGCTGCCGCCTGACGCTGCCGCAACCTTGCTGCAAGGCATGGATAGGGTGGCGGCTAACAAGACCGAAGGCAGCATAGAGATATCGCTCGATCAGCCGCAGGGATTCCGTTTGTACCGGGTAACGCTTTTTCCCTTTGAAGACAGGTTGCAGATGGAATCGCCTGTTTCAGGCGGATGCGTGGGTATTTTTCAGGACATCACGGAATTCCGGCGCAGGGCAGAAGCCGCCCGTGAGCGGCAGGCCAGCAGTACTGCGGCATTGGTGCGTGCCATTGAAAGCGTGGATGTGAACCTTATTGGGCATTCGCAGAAAATGGAGCAGGTGGTGGAACTTCTGTGCACAACCATGGAACTTTCCAATGAAAATAAAGAAACACTGCGCCTCGCGGCCCGCCTCTCTCAGGTCGGCAAGATTTTTGTGCCTCACCAACTGCTGACCAAGACAGGCAAGCTTACACCGGAAGAGCAGAGTGAAGTCATGCGGGCGCCAGAATACGCCCACAGGGTATTGCAGGATTTGCAGTTCGGCCTGCCAGTGCCCGATGCCGTTTACCAGATGGGAGAGCGGCTTGACGGCACCGGGCAGCCGCGTAAGCTGCGCGGCGACGAAATCACGCCCAACGCGCGCATCCTGGCCGTGGTCAACGCTTTTTGCGCCATGGTCAGCCCGCGTTCCTACCGGGCGGGCATGGAACCGCAGGAGGCTATCACGTTGCTCAAACGCGATCCGGGCTTTGACCAGGACGTTGTGGCAAAGCTGGCGGCCTTGTCCAATGACAGTTTGAAACAAGCCATTTTTGCCGGAGCGGATGTTTCTTCAAACCCTGTTCGCAGTGAGGTGTAG